In Streptomyces chartreusis NRRL 3882, the following are encoded in one genomic region:
- a CDS encoding glycosyltransferase family 4 protein, with translation MRKTLIVTNDFPPRPGGIQAFLHNMALRLDPQRLVVYASTWKRSREGVEATAAFDAEQPFTVVRDRTTMLLPTPGVTRRAVGLLREHGCTSVWFGAAAPLGLMAPALRSAGAERLVATTHGHEAGWAQLPAARQLLRRIGDSTDTITYLGEYTRSRIAGALSPQAAARMAQLPPGVDEKTFHPGSGGDEIRARLGLTDRPVVVCVSRLVRRKGQDTLIRAMPRILAAEPDAVLLIVGGGPYEKDLRRLAHDTGVAASVRFTGPVPWAELPAHYGAGDVFAMPCRTRRGGLDVEGLGIVYLEASATGLPVVAGDSGGAPDAVLDGETGWVVRGGSPEEAADRITTLLADAELRRRMGERGREWVEEKWRWDLLAEHLKNLL, from the coding sequence GTGCGCAAGACCCTGATCGTGACGAACGACTTCCCGCCCCGGCCGGGCGGCATCCAGGCGTTTCTGCACAACATGGCGCTGCGGCTGGATCCGCAGCGGCTGGTCGTCTACGCGTCGACCTGGAAGCGGAGCCGGGAGGGCGTGGAGGCGACCGCCGCCTTCGACGCCGAGCAGCCCTTCACCGTCGTACGGGACCGTACGACCATGCTGCTGCCGACGCCGGGTGTCACCCGGCGGGCCGTGGGACTGCTGCGGGAGCACGGGTGCACGTCGGTGTGGTTCGGGGCGGCGGCCCCCCTGGGCCTGATGGCGCCGGCGCTGCGGAGCGCGGGCGCCGAACGGCTGGTCGCCACCACGCACGGCCACGAGGCCGGCTGGGCCCAACTGCCCGCCGCCCGGCAACTGCTGCGCCGGATCGGCGACTCCACGGACACGATCACCTACCTCGGCGAGTACACGCGCTCCCGGATCGCCGGCGCGCTGAGCCCCCAGGCGGCCGCGCGGATGGCGCAGCTGCCGCCGGGCGTCGACGAGAAGACCTTCCACCCCGGCTCGGGCGGCGACGAGATCCGGGCGAGGCTCGGCCTGACGGACCGCCCCGTGGTGGTGTGCGTCTCCCGGCTGGTGCGGCGCAAGGGCCAGGACACCCTGATCCGGGCCATGCCCCGGATCCTGGCGGCCGAGCCGGACGCCGTGCTGCTGATCGTCGGAGGCGGCCCGTACGAGAAGGACCTCCGCAGGCTGGCCCACGACACGGGCGTCGCCGCCTCCGTCCGCTTCACGGGCCCGGTGCCCTGGGCGGAGCTGCCCGCCCACTACGGCGCCGGTGACGTCTTCGCCATGCCCTGCCGGACCCGCCGCGGCGGCCTGGACGTGGAGGGCCTCGGCATCGTCTACCTGGAGGCGTCGGCGACCGGGCTGCCCGTCGTGGCCGGCGACTCGGGCGGCGCCCCGGACGCGGTCCTGGACGGCGAGACCGGCTGGGTGGTGCGCGGTGGCTCCCCCGAGGAGGCGGCCGACCGCATCACGACCCTCCTGGCAGACGCCGAGCTGCGCCGCAGGATGGGCGAGCGGGGCCGCGAGTGGGTCGAGGAGAAGTGGCGCTGGGACCTCCTCGCGGAGCACCTGAAGAACTTGCTGTAG
- a CDS encoding IS630 family transposase — MSRPGPKIPPLSVTDAQRAVLEGWLRRRTTAQALAQRSRIVLECAEGHSIMEVSRRLRIAPDTVRTWRRRFIERGLDGLCDDLRPGVPRKITDADVERVIVKTLEETPKNATHWSTRSMATATGMSQSTISRIWRAFALAPHRSQTFKLSTDPLFIDKVRDVVGLYLDPPEKALVLCVDEKSQIQALDRSQPVLPMVPGVPERRSHDYVRAGTTTLFAALEVATGKVIGSLHRRHRAAEFKKFLAKLDKEVPADLQVHLILDNYATHKTPDIKRWLLAHPRFHLHFTPTSASWLNLVERWFAELTQKKLKRGVHRSVQALERDIRAWLADWNEHPRPFVWTKTADEILDKVAAYCRRISDSGH; from the coding sequence ATGAGTCGTCCGGGTCCGAAGATTCCGCCGTTGTCGGTCACCGATGCCCAGCGGGCGGTGCTGGAAGGCTGGTTACGCCGCCGTACGACGGCTCAGGCTCTGGCTCAGCGGTCGCGGATCGTGCTGGAGTGCGCCGAAGGCCACTCGATCATGGAGGTGTCCCGCCGGCTGCGGATCGCTCCGGACACGGTCCGCACCTGGCGGCGCCGCTTCATCGAGCGGGGACTGGACGGCTTGTGCGACGACCTGCGGCCCGGCGTGCCCCGGAAGATCACCGATGCCGACGTCGAGCGGGTCATCGTCAAGACGCTCGAGGAGACGCCGAAGAACGCGACCCACTGGTCGACCAGGTCGATGGCCACGGCCACGGGGATGTCCCAGTCGACCATCTCGCGGATCTGGCGGGCGTTCGCCCTGGCCCCGCACCGGTCGCAGACGTTCAAGCTGTCCACCGACCCGCTGTTCATCGACAAGGTCCGCGACGTCGTCGGTCTGTATCTCGATCCGCCCGAGAAGGCCCTGGTGCTCTGCGTGGACGAGAAGTCGCAGATCCAGGCACTGGACCGGTCCCAGCCTGTTCTGCCGATGGTGCCCGGCGTTCCCGAACGCCGCAGCCACGACTACGTCCGGGCCGGCACCACGACCCTCTTCGCCGCCCTCGAGGTCGCCACCGGCAAGGTCATCGGCTCCCTCCACCGCCGCCACCGGGCGGCGGAGTTCAAGAAGTTCCTCGCGAAGCTGGACAAGGAAGTCCCGGCTGATCTGCAGGTTCATTTGATCCTGGACAACTACGCGACCCACAAGACCCCGGACATCAAGCGGTGGCTGCTGGCGCACCCTCGGTTCCACCTGCACTTCACGCCGACCAGCGCGTCCTGGCTGAACCTGGTCGAGCGGTGGTTCGCCGAACTGACCCAGAAGAAGCTCAAGCGCGGCGTCCACCGCTCCGTCCAAGCCCTCGAACGCGACATCCGGGCCTGGCTCGCCGACTGGAACGAGCACCCCAGACCGTTCGTCTGGACGAAGACAGCCGACGAGATCCTCGACAAAGTCGCCGCCTACTGCCGACGAATCTCTGACTCAGGTCACTAG